The Pseudoalteromonas rubra region CCTTACGTGGCGTGAACCTGAGTATCAACGAGGGTGAATATGTTTCTATCTCTGGCCCATCCGGTTGCGGCAAATCTACCCTACTCAATATTCTGGGCCTGTTAGACACGCCTACTGGCGGCCGTTATCAGATCGCCGGAAACGACGCCAGCCAACTCAGTGTCAATCAACGCGCAACATTAAGAAACAAGCACATTGGCTTCGTCTTTCAGTCGTTCAATCTGATAGATGAACTGAATGTATTCGACAACCTGGCGCTGCCAGTTAAGTACAGTGCGCATCCTCTGAATGGCACTCAGCTCAAAGAGCGAGTGATGCATTGTCTGGAGCTGGTGCAGATGACACATAGGATAAACCATCAGCCCAATCAACTGTCGGGTGGTCAGCAGCAGCGCATTGCCATCGCACGGGCGTTGGTCAATCAGCCAGATATTCTGCTGATTGATGAGCCCACCGGTAACCTGGATTCCAAAAACGGTGATGCCGTCATGCAGATGCTGCACGACTTAAACGCACAAGGCACCACCATGTGCATGGTCACACACGACCTGAGGTATGCCGATATGGCCAGTCGCAAACTGTTCCTACTTGATGGCGTTATGGTAGATGAGGTGAAGCTGGAGATGGCAGGATGATCAAAGCAGAACTTAAACTGGCAGCGTCTAACCTGAAAAAGCTGCCCGGCTTTAGCTTCACCGTGATTTTTACACTAGCGCTGACCCTGGCGGCGCTGTGTGTAGTGATCAACATCAACCACCGGTTGCTGACCAAGCCCTTACCCTACCCCAATGCCGATACCTTATGGGTTACCGATCAGAGCGAAACCATCAACGGCGAGACACAATACGGCTTTCAGATGTTGCCAACTCAAGTGCTGCTCTACCAGGATCAACAGTTTATTGATGAAATGGCCATGCTGCATCACACCTCACCTCGTCTGATGGATGTCGATGGACGACCCACAGTGGATGTGCTGCGTGTTTCCCCTGAATTTTTCTCGTTACTCGGCGTGCCCATGCATTTGGGCCGCGCATTGAACAGCAATGAAGGGATCAGCGATGAACAAAAAGTGCTGGTACTCAGTTATCAGGCCTGGCTGGAAGACTTCAATGCAGATCCCGCCGTAATTGGCACCTTTACCCAGCTGAACCGGGTGGCTTATCAAATTGTGGGAGTCGTTGCCGAGAACTTTGAAGTACCAGAGATTTTTCGCAGCTCTGAGATCACTGGATTCAGCAGCTTCCCAGAAGCACTTAGCACCACTAATAACTGGAACAGCATCAGCAGCCAGTTTAATGGGATCGCTCGCTTTAAGCCGGGTGTGAACACAGCGCAAGCCAATCACTCACTGGGTGAGCAGATCAATACCCTGTATCAATCTCAGGAGAACGTTGCCCCCGATACCGCCATCGGGGCACGCTTCACCCCATTGCGCACCAGAATCATCGCCGAGAGCGATAACCTGGCATTGAGTTTGTTGTTTTCCGCGGCAGTGCTGGTTTTGATTGCGCTGACCAATGTCACCAACCTGTTTTTATCACGAGGCGCACAAAAGCAACGTACTATGGCAATTCAGGCTGCACTAGGAGCTAAGCCACGCCATATTTTCATCAGTATGTTTTGTGAAGGTGCTTTATTGATTGGCGCCGCAACCGTGCTCGGCTTACTGGGCGCGCAGTGGCTGAATGTCCTGTTGGCCGACGACTTGAGCTATCTATTCACTCGTATGCAGGCATTGTCGCTCGATGCGCCCACTATTGTAGTTGCAATTACCCTGGCGCTGCTTATCACTCTGCTCATTGCCGCCATCACCAGCAGTCAAGTTAACTACCACGCCCTGACAGGCGCCCTGCATGCCAGCGGCAAAGGCACAGGTGCGCAAATCTCTACCCGCACTCGTCATATCCTGGTGGCACTACAAGTGATGTTTGCCAGTTTATTGCTGTTTCTGGCGGCCAATAAGCTCCTGCCCGCCTATCATAAAATGACCCACCCAACCGGGTTCAATACTGAACACCTCTACTATGTGCGTGTTGATAGCAGTGCCACTGAGATTGACCCATTT contains the following coding sequences:
- a CDS encoding FtsX-like permease family protein; translated protein: MIKAELKLAASNLKKLPGFSFTVIFTLALTLAALCVVININHRLLTKPLPYPNADTLWVTDQSETINGETQYGFQMLPTQVLLYQDQQFIDEMAMLHHTSPRLMDVDGRPTVDVLRVSPEFFSLLGVPMHLGRALNSNEGISDEQKVLVLSYQAWLEDFNADPAVIGTFTQLNRVAYQIVGVVAENFEVPEIFRSSEITGFSSFPEALSTTNNWNSISSQFNGIARFKPGVNTAQANHSLGEQINTLYQSQENVAPDTAIGARFTPLRTRIIAESDNLALSLLFSAAVLVLIALTNVTNLFLSRGAQKQRTMAIQAALGAKPRHIFISMFCEGALLIGAATVLGLLGAQWLNVLLADDLSYLFTRMQALSLDAPTIVVAITLALLITLLIAAITSSQVNYHALTGALHASGKGTGAQISTRTRHILVALQVMFASLLLFLAANKLLPAYHKMTHPTGFNTEHLYYVRVDSSATEIDPFELTRQVKSTLSAQANVDSVAASAASPLAMSWKNYLYDEQIALLGITSLAFLDQDAFATLSLPVRQGRSFTPIAASGEDNNEIIISESLAKRLYDTNNPLGQTLYIDQETPRQVVGVVGDVYVPTGPLGYELERYYVPLTEGSNAFIIKASGPLSKVQFGEVLRDIHPTLNFSVFRKVDDMLSQRLRQTWLQAMLTVALLALTLSLAGAGIYGVLTYSVQMRRYELGIHLSLGAHTHKLAAMIIKQSFVPIFTGLAVSLLFASLGYLVWSRIGDGPVDVNWLAIISSIPVMLLVALVASYLPVQKVIRQDPIRALRNE
- a CDS encoding ABC transporter ATP-binding protein, producing the protein MNNKCVIKLTDITKHFLLSGMETQALRGVNLSINEGEYVSISGPSGCGKSTLLNILGLLDTPTGGRYQIAGNDASQLSVNQRATLRNKHIGFVFQSFNLIDELNVFDNLALPVKYSAHPLNGTQLKERVMHCLELVQMTHRINHQPNQLSGGQQQRIAIARALVNQPDILLIDEPTGNLDSKNGDAVMQMLHDLNAQGTTMCMVTHDLRYADMASRKLFLLDGVMVDEVKLEMAG